The following coding sequences are from one Melanotaenia boesemani isolate fMelBoe1 chromosome 17, fMelBoe1.pri, whole genome shotgun sequence window:
- the col8a2 gene encoding collagen alpha-2(VIII) chain has translation MLVTMLSVPVCVLLMLGGRVLAGGYPPIPHMKYMQPMMKGPIGPPFREGKGHYVDMPPMVKGETGPQGKSGPRGLPGPPGVPGKPGMGKPGQPGQPGPQGPPGFPGIGKPGLPGLPGKLGPKGLPGLNGEVGPRGELGPRGPPGQPGLPGPAGLSLNGKPGLPGIRGPPGTRGEPGINGITGPPGERGLKGENGNGKPGPPGIRGLPGLKGSKGQPGLPSIGKPGSKGLPGPPGLKGDQGLPGDRGASGEPGAPGLQGLPGPSGIGKPGLDGLPGGPGLVGPKGELGPRGNPGLAGTPGYGKPGLSGQKGEKGHTGFPGLPGDKGDQGMMGPNGEPGLDGLPGPPGLQGPMGLPGKHGMPGQKGELGPKGPPGLPGLRGDQGSIGPPGNPGNPGEKGIPGLIGPIGKPGPKGEAGNIGSPGNPGLTGAPGPKGELGFMGTPGPRGQSGIPGLQGPMGPMGPQGVPGPRGEPGVPGPPGPSKIGEKGGIGPQGPPGKPGPAGLNGNPGPPGPPGPPGLPGNGQTVSAGPSDTGLGGEEVPGDRKGPVYSQVPLSASIAPAFTAILTIPFPPSGMPIKFDRTLYNGQNAYSPSTGIFTAPLSGVYYFAYHMHVKGTSLWVALYKNNVPATYTYDEYKKGYMDQASGSAVLELKEGDQVWVQMPSDQANGLYSTEYIHSSFSGFLLCPT, from the exons ATGCTGGTGACCATGCTGTCGGTTCCTGTCTGTGTGCTACTGATGCTTGGGGGTCGTGTTCTTGCTGGAGGCTACCCCCCCATTCCCCACATGAAGTACATGCAGCCCATGATGAAAGGGCCAATTGGACCACCATTTCGAGAAGGCAAGGGACATTATGTTG ATATGCCACCCATGGTGAAAGGGGAAACGGGTCCTCAAGGGAAATCTGGACCAAGAGGCCTTCCAGGACCACCAGGAGTTCCAGGAAAACCTGGAATGGGGAAACCAGGTCAGCCTGGCCAACCAGGCCCTCAGGGTCCTCCTGGTTTTCCGGGAATAGGTAAGCCAGGACTTCCAGGTCTTCCAGGAAAGTTAGGGCCTAAAGGGCTTCCAGGACTAAATGGTGAGGTTGGACCTCGTGGTGAACTTGGTCCCCGTGGACCTCCTGGGCAGCCTGGACTCCCTGGCCCAGCTGGTCTGTCTCTGAATGGGAAACCTGGACTTCCAGGAATCAGAGGCCCCCCAGGAACTCGTGGTGAACCAGGAATTAATGGTATCACTGGGCCACCAGGTGAGCGTGGGCTTAAAGGTGAGAATGGAAATGGAAAACCAGGACCTCCAGGTATAAGGGGACTTCCTGGATTAAAAGGCAGTAAAGGACAACCTGGTCTTCCAAGTATTGGGAAACCAGGATCAAAAGGTTTACCTGGACCTCCTGGTCTTAAAGGTGATCAAGGGCTCCCAGGGGATCGAGGAGCATCAGGGGAACCTGGGGCACCAGGTCTCCAAGGTCTGCCAGGACCATCTGGGATAGGAAAGCCTGGTCTAGATGGACTTCCGGGAGGACCAGGTCTAGTTGGTCCAAAAGGTGAACTAGGGCCTAGAGGAAATCCTGGACTTGCTGGGACTCCTGGTTATGGAaaacctggtctgagtgggcAAAAGGGTGAAAAAGGTCATACTGGATTTCCTGGTCTCCCAGGGGACAAAGGAGATCAAGGAATGATGGGCCCAAATGGAGAACCAGGTCTTGATGGACTACCAGGACCACCAGGACTTCAAGGCCCTATGGGTCTCCCAGGAAAACATGGAATGCCAGGGCAGAAGGGAGAGCTAGGCCCCAAGGGCCCTCCAGGATTGCCTGGTCTTAGAGGTGATCAAGGCTCCATTGGGCCTCCTGGAAATCCTGGTAACCCTGGGGAAAAAGGTATCCCTGGACTCATTGGTCCTATAGGAAAACCTGGACCCAAAGGTGAGGCAGGGAACATTGGCTCACCTGGGAATCCAGGACTGACAGGTGCTCCAGGGCCCAAAGGAGAGTTAGGGTTTATGGGGACTCCAGGTCCCAGGGGCCAGTCAGGCATCCCTGGTCTTCAGGGGCCGATGGGTCCCATGGGCCCACAGGGTGTCCCAGGTCCAAGGGGGGAGCCTGGAGTTCCAGGGCCTCCAGGGCCAAGCAAGATTGGTGAAAAGGGAGGAATAGGTCCTCAAGGTCCCCCAGGCAAACCAGGCCCTGCTGGACTTAATGGTAACCCTGGTCCACCTGGGCCTCCAGGACCCCCTGGACTTCCAGGAAATGGCCAAACAGTTTCTGCGGGGCCATCAGATACAGGGTTGGGTGGGGAGGAAGTTCCAGGAGACAGGAAGGGGCCTGTATATAGTCAGGTTCCACTCTCTGCCTCCATAGCACCAGCTTTCACGGCTATTCTCACCATACCATTCCCTCCCTCCGGCATGCCAATCAAATTTGATAGGACCCTGTACAACGGACAAAATGCTTACAGCCCTTCTACTGGCATCTTCACTGCTCCTTTGTCTGGTGTCTACTACTTTGCGTACCACATGCATGTAAAGGGAACTAGCCTGTGGGTGGCTTTGTACAAGAACAATGTACCAGCCACTTACACCTATGATGAATACAAGAAAGGCTATATGGACCAAGCATCTGGTAGTGCTGTCCTAGAGCTAAAGGAAGGTGACCAGGTATGGGTCCAGATGCCCTCCGATCAGGCAAATGGCCTTTATTCTACCGAGTACATTCATTCTTCCTTCTCAGGATTCCTGCTATGCCCCACATAA